The stretch of DNA GGCGCGCGACGTGCTGTCCGGCTGCACGGATGTCGATCTCTCGAACTCATCGTTCCGCTGGCTGACCGGAAAGGAAACGGTGGTCGCCGGGGTCCCGGGCGTGCGGCTCCTGAGGATCACCTATGTGGGCGAGCTCGGCTGGGAACTTCATTGCCCGATGGCGGAGATGCCGAAGGTGTTCGATGCGCTGATGGAAGCGGGCCGTCCGCATGGCATGGCGTTGTTCGGCACTTATGCCATGAACAGCCTGCGCATGGAGAAGGCCTATCGCGGTTGGGGGGCCGAGCTGACGACCGAAATCGATATGTTCGAGGCGTCGATGGAGCGCTTCATCCGGCTCGGCAAATCCGACTTCATCGGCAGATCCGCGAGCCTCGCGCTCAAGCAACGCGGGCCTCGCATGAAGCTCGTCTACCTCGTTGTCGACGCCGGAGATGCTGATTGCATGGGGAACGAGCCCGTTTATCATGGCGACCGGCTCACCGGCGTCACGACGAGCGGCGCTTATGGCCATGCGACGAACCGATCCTTGGCCTTCGCCTATATCGACCCGCGACTGACCGATCCCGGCACGGCTCTCGAGATCATGGTGCTGGGCGAGCGGCGCAGGGCGACCGTGCTCGCGGACGCCGCCTGGGACGCGGCCAACGAGCGCTTGCGCGGATAATCAATCTCAGCGGATCGGACGCACATGGCCAAAGCCATCCCCACCCATTCGCGTGTCGTCATCATCGGCGGCGGGATCGTCGGCGCTTCGATCGCCTATCACCTCGCCAAGCTCGGCTGGAGCGACATTCTCCTTATCGAGCGCAAGCGCCTGACCAGCGGCACGACTTGGCACGCGGCCGGCCTGGTGGGTCAGTTGCGCGCCACCGCAAACCTGACGAGGCTCGCGCAATACACCACCAACCTCTATGCGACGCTCGAGGCCGAGACCGGGCAGGCGACCGGCTTCGTGCGGCGCGGCAGCCTGTCGATCGCGACGTCGCAGGCGCGGCTCGAGGAGCTGCTGCGCGGCGCCTCCATGGCCCGGACCTTCGGCCTCGATGTGCATCGCGTCGGCCCGGCGGAGATCAAGCGATACTGGCCGTTGCTCAATGTCGACGATGTGGTCGGCGGCGTGCATCTGCCAGGCGACGGACAGACGAACCCGATCGACACGACCATGGCCTTGATCAAGGGCGCCACAATGCGCGGCGTCAAGGTGATCGAGGGTGTCGAGGTGACCGCGATCCTCACGCGGAACGGCCGGGCGACAGGCGTCTCGACCAGCGAGGGCGAGCTGCAGGCGGACCATGTGGTCATCGCATCGGGCATGTGGTCGCGGCGGCTCGGCCTCACGGCCGGCGTCGACATTCCGCTGCAGGCCTGCGAGCATTTCTACATCGTCACCGAGCCCTTCCCGGAGCTCACACCGGATCTGCCGGTGCTGCGCGACCCGGACAACTGCGCCTATTACAAGGAGGATGCCGGCAAACTCCTCCTCGGCGCCTTCGAGCCGAATGCCAAGCCATGGGCGGTCGACGGCATCCCACCCGGTTTCGAGTTCGGCGAGCTGCCGGACGATGTCGAGCATTTCGCGCCGGTCCTCGAAGCCGCGATGCGCCGCTTGCCGGCTCTCGAACGGGTCGGTATCCGCAAATTCTTCAACGGCCCGGAAAGCTTCACGCCCGATGTCCGCTACCTGCTCGGCGAGACGCCCGAGCTGCGCAATCTGTTCGTGGCGACTGGATTCAATTCGATCGGCATCCAGTCGGCCGGTGGCGCCGGCAAGGCGCTCGCCGAATGGATCGTCGAGGGCCATGCGCCCATGGATCTCGCCGATGTCGATATTCGCCGCATGCAGCCGTTCCAGGTGAACAGGCGCTATCTCAAGGAGCGCGTATCGGAGTCGCTCGGCCTGCTCTACGCCATGCACTGGCCTCATCGCCAATATGAGACGGCGCGCGGCGT from Rhizobiales bacterium GAS188 encodes:
- a CDS encoding 4-methylaminobutanoate oxidase (formaldehyde-forming), with the translated sequence MAKAIPTHSRVVIIGGGIVGASIAYHLAKLGWSDILLIERKRLTSGTTWHAAGLVGQLRATANLTRLAQYTTNLYATLEAETGQATGFVRRGSLSIATSQARLEELLRGASMARTFGLDVHRVGPAEIKRYWPLLNVDDVVGGVHLPGDGQTNPIDTTMALIKGATMRGVKVIEGVEVTAILTRNGRATGVSTSEGELQADHVVIASGMWSRRLGLTAGVDIPLQACEHFYIVTEPFPELTPDLPVLRDPDNCAYYKEDAGKLLLGAFEPNAKPWAVDGIPPGFEFGELPDDVEHFAPVLEAAMRRLPALERVGIRKFFNGPESFTPDVRYLLGETPELRNLFVATGFNSIGIQSAGGAGKALAEWIVEGHAPMDLADVDIRRMQPFQVNRRYLKERVSESLGLLYAMHWPHRQYETARGVRTSPLHERLGARGACFGEAAGWERANWFAPEGVEPRYEYSYGRQNWFAHSAAEHLAVRQAVGLFDMTSFGKFRVEGRDAEAVLQRICANDVAVAPGRIVYTQWLNERAGIEADLTVTRLSETVYQIVTAGAAARRDLAWLKRHIPSDAHAIATDITSAEAVLCVMGPNSRALLQAVSGADLSDAVHPFATAREIEIGYARLRAARVTYVGELGWELYVPTEFARGVFDALAEAGPAFGLRLAGLHALDSCRIEKAYRHWGHDIGDEDTPLQAGLMFAVKLDKGDFIGREALLRQREAGPRRRLVQFLLADPEPLLYHDEPIWHGGRMVGRTTSGAYGHHLGGAVALGYVREDEAPVLERVVAGGFEIEIAGRRLTAQASLTPLYDPKNIRVRA